A genomic stretch from Candidatus Firestonebacteria bacterium RIFOXYD2_FULL_39_29 includes:
- a CDS encoding repressor LexA: MDNADELPCIGEMLTIEDVSKYLKVNKKTIYRMINLRQIPAFKVSNQWRFKKCELDKWIDESNVVTEIPILGTVAAGKPMFAEENYEGMLTVDKSIVGKSKDIFALKVKGSSMIDGNIEDGDYIVIQKQPQVFQGERAVVIVNGEATVKKYYEEQNMIRLQPQNETMQPIIVDPSTNEVSIAGKVKAVIKRNKKVVRD, encoded by the coding sequence ATGGACAATGCAGATGAATTACCATGTATAGGGGAGATGTTAACTATTGAAGATGTATCGAAGTATTTAAAGGTAAACAAAAAGACAATTTACAGGATGATTAACTTAAGACAGATACCTGCTTTCAAAGTAAGTAACCAATGGCGATTTAAAAAATGTGAACTTGACAAATGGATTGATGAAAGCAATGTTGTAACAGAGATTCCGATTCTAGGAACAGTTGCGGCAGGGAAACCCATGTTTGCAGAGGAAAATTATGAAGGGATGCTTACAGTAGATAAGTCAATAGTCGGGAAGTCAAAAGATATTTTTGCGCTGAAAGTTAAAGGTTCGAGTATGATCGATGGGAACATAGAAGACGGGGACTATATTGTTATCCAAAAACAGCCTCAAGTTTTTCAAGGCGAAAGAGCTGTTGTAATTGTAAACGGCGAGGCCACGGTAAAAAAGTACTATGAAGAACAAAATATGATCAGATTGCAACCACAAAATGAAACAATGCAACCAATTATTGTTGACCCGAGTACGAATGAAGTTTCTATTGCTGGTAAAGTTAAAGCTGTCATTAAAAGAAATAAAAAAGTTGTGAGGGATTAA